From Diadema setosum chromosome 5, eeDiaSeto1, whole genome shotgun sequence, the proteins below share one genomic window:
- the LOC140228291 gene encoding small ribosomal subunit protein eS24-like isoform X1, which yields MGEAITIRTRKFMTNRLLNRRQMVVDVIHPGQATVKKTEIRERLAQVYKTTPDVIFAFGFHTQFGGGRTSGFALIYDTLDYAKKYEPKYRLARHGLYEKPKSSSKQRKERKNRQKKVRGTKKAKVTTGKK from the exons ATG gGGGAAGCAATCACAATCAGGACAAGGAAGTTCATGACCAACCGTCTCCTTAACAGGAGGCAAATG GTTGTTGATGTGATCCACCCTGGTCAAGCCACTGTGAAGAAGACAGAAATTCGTGAGCGCCTGGCCCAGGTCTACAAGACTACACCCGATGTCATCTTCGCCTTCGGCTTCCACACACAATTTGGAGGTGGCCGCACATCTGGCTTTGCCCTCATCTACGACACGCTGGACTACGCCAAGAAATACGAACCCAAGTACAGACTGGCAAGG CATGGACTCTATGAGAAGCCCAAGTCATCATCAAAGCAGAGGAAGGAGAGGAAGAACAGACAGAAGAAGGTTCGGGGTACAAAGAAGGCCAAAGTCACTACTGGCAAAAAG TGA
- the LOC140228291 gene encoding small ribosomal subunit protein eS24-like isoform X2: MGEAITIRTRKFMTNRLLNRRQMVVDVIHPGQATVKKTEIRERLAQVYKTTPDVIFAFGFHTQFGGGRTSGFALIYDTLDYAKKYEPKYRLARHGLYEKPKSSSKQRKERKNRQKKVRGTKKAKVTTGKK; this comes from the exons ATG gGGGAAGCAATCACAATCAGGACAAGGAAGTTCATGACCAACCGTCTCCTTAACAGGAGGCAAATG GTTGTTGATGTGATCCACCCTGGTCAAGCCACTGTGAAGAAGACAGAAATTCGTGAGCGCCTGGCCCAGGTCTACAAGACTACACCCGATGTCATCTTCGCCTTCGGCTTCCACACACAATTTGGAGGTGGCCGCACATCTGGCTTTGCCCTCATCTACGACACGCTGGACTACGCCAAGAAATACGAACCCAAGTACAGACTGGCAAGG CATGGACTCTATGAGAAGCCCAAGTCATCATCAAAGCAGAGGAAGGAGAGGAAGAACAGACAGAAGAAGGTTCGGGGTACAAAGAAGGCCAAAGTCACTACTGGCAAAAAG